Genomic segment of Betaproteobacteria bacterium:
GTGGGCGAGCATTTTCCCATCGACATCCGCATCGAGGCGCGCGATCGTCAGGGGCTGCTGCGCGACATTTCGGAGATCCTGTCGCGCGAGCGCATCAACGTCACCGCGACCGACACCCTGAGCCGGGGCGACTTCGCGGTCATGGGATTCACGGTCGAGGTCGAGGGCG
This window contains:
- a CDS encoding GTP pyrophosphokinase, with translation VGEHFPIDIRIEARDRQGLLRDISEILSRERINVTATDTLSRGDFAVMGFTVEVEGVDQLARVLGYIRDVAGVTRAERS